One genomic segment of Arachis duranensis cultivar V14167 chromosome 4, aradu.V14167.gnm2.J7QH, whole genome shotgun sequence includes these proteins:
- the LOC107483134 gene encoding LOW QUALITY PROTEIN: 30-kDa cleavage and polyadenylation specificity factor 30 (The sequence of the model RefSeq protein was modified relative to this genomic sequence to represent the inferred CDS: substituted 1 base at 1 genomic stop codon), with product MEDSEGVLSFDFEGGLDAAPPAAAAVSAPSAGLLSNQNDSTAAAAAAAVPNGAAAAAPTAGDPGAAGNVPGRRSFRQTVCRHWLRSLCMKGDACGFLHQYDKARMPVCRFFRLYGECREQDCVYKHTNEDIKECNMYKLGFCPNGPDCRYRHAKSAGPPPSVDEVLQKIQHLYSYNYNASNKFFQQRGSNYNQQAEKSQFPQGNNSTNQAVAGKPLQAESGNVQQQQVQQAQQPVNQSQVQNVASGQPNQANKTATPLPQGISRYFIVKSCNRENLELSVQQGVWATQRSNESKLNEAFDSVENVILIFSVNRTRHFQGCAKMTSRIGGSVAGGNWKYAHGTAHYGRNFSVKWLKLCELSFHKTRHLRNPYNWRNILFMXLQISRDCQELEPSIGEQLASLLYLEPDSELMAISIAAESKREEEKAKGVNPDNGGENPDIVPFEDNEEEEEEESDEEEESFGHVVGPAVQGRGRGRGMMWPPHMPLARGARPMPGMPGFNPVMMGDGLSYGPVGPDGFGMPDLFGVGPRGFPPYGPRFSGDFAGPPAAMMFRGRPSQPGMFPGGGFGMMMNPARPPFMGGMGANPPRASRPVNMPPMFPPPPPPPQNHNRLVKRDQRINDRNDKFGSGLEQGKNQDMMSQSGGPDEDMQGYKAQQDDQYAVNTFRNDDSESEDEAPRRSRHGEGKKRRRSLEDANASSNH from the exons ATGGAGGATTCCGAGGGAGTCCTCAGCTTCGATTTCGAGGGCGGCCTCGACGCTGCTCCCCCCGCTGCCGCCGCCGTCTCCGCACCCTCCGCCGGACTTCTCTCCAATCAAAACGATTCAACCGCGGCGGCCGCTGCAGCCGCGGTTCCCAATGGCGCTGCCGCAGCTGCGCCCACTGCTGGAGACCCCGGAGCTGCCGGAAATGTGCCCGGGAGGCGGAGCTTCCGGCAGACGGTGTGCCGGCACTGGCTAAGGAGCTTGTGTATGAAGGGAGACGCGTGCGGGTTCTTGCATCAGTACGACAAGGCGAGGATGCCGGTGTGCCGGTTCTTTCGGCTGTACGGTGAGTGCCGCGAGCAGGATTGCGTGTACAAGCACACCAACGAAGATATCAAGGAGTGTAACAT GTACAAGTTAGGATTTTGTCCTAATGGACCTGATTGCCGATACAGACATGCTAAATCTGCTGGACCTCCACCTTCTGTTGATGAGGTCCTTCAAAAGATCCAGCATTTATATTCTTACAACTACAATGCATCGAACAAGTTTTTCCAACAAAGGGGTTCAAACTATAATCAACAAGCTGAAAAATCTCAATTTCCTCAAGGAAATAATTCTACAAACCAAGCTGTTGCTGGAAAACCATTACAAGCAGAGTCGGGTAATGTCCAGCAGCAACAAGTTCAACAGGCTCAGCAGCCAGTCAATCAAAGCCAAGTGCAAAATGTTGCTAGTGGTCAGCCCAATCAGGCGAATAAAACTGCAACTCCTTTACCTCAAGGAATATCTAG GTATTTTATTGTTAAAAGTTGCAATCGTGAAAATTTGGAGTTATCAGTACAACAAGGAGTATGGGCAACACAAAGGAGCAACGAGTCAAAACTAAACGAGGCTTTTGATTCTGTGGAAAATGTTATACTGATTTTCTCAGTCAACCGAACTCGCCATTTCCAG GGTTGTGCAAAGATGACCTCCAGAATTGGTGGTTCTGTTGCTGGGGGAAACTGGAAATATGCTCATGGAACTGCACATTATGGGCGGAATTTCTCTGTTAAATGGTTGAAG TTATGTGAACTGTCATTCCACAAAACTCGCCATTTGAGGAATCCATACAATTGGA GAAACATTCTGTTCATGTAATTGCAGATAAGTAGAGATTGTCAGGAGCTGGAACCCTCCATCGGTGAGCAGTTGGCATCCTTGCTTTATCTTGAGCCAGATAGTGAGCTTATG GCTATCTCAATTGCAGCAGAGTCTAAACGAGAAGAAGAGAAGGCAAAGGGAGTGAATCCAGACAATGGAGGAGAGAATCCGGATATCGTCCCATTTGAAGACaacgaagaagaggaagaggaagaaagtgatgAAGAGGAGGAGAGCTTTGGTCATGTTGTTGGGCCAGCTGTTCAAGGCAGAGGTAGGGGCAGAGGCATGATGTGGCCGCCTCACATGCCTCTTGCACGCGGAGCCAGACCTATGCCTGGAATGCCAGGTTTTAACCCAGTAATGATGGGTGATGGATTATCATATGGGCCTGTTGGACCTGATGGCTTCGGTATGCCCGATCTTTTTGGTGTGGGCCCTCGTGGTTTTCCTCCATATGGTCCTAGGTTCTCTGGTGATTTTGCAGGACCCCCTGCAGCCATGATGTTCCGTGGGCGACCTTCCCAACCTGGGATGTTTCCAGGTGGTGGATTTGGGATGATGATGAATCCTGCACGTCCTCCCTTTATGGGGGGGATGGGCGCAAATCCTCCAAGAGCCAGTAGGCCAGTTAATATGCCTCCGATGTTTCCACCGCCACCACCTCCACCTCAAAATCACAACCGACTTGTAAAGAGGGATCAAAGAATTAATGATCGGAATGATAAATTTGGTTCAGGATTAGAGCAGGGCAAGAATCAGGATATGATGAGTCAAAGTGGTGGACCTGATGAAGACATGCAAGGATACAAAGCACAGCAGGATGATCAGTATGCTGTCAACACCTTCAGGAACGATGATAGTGAAAGCGAGGATGAGGCACCTCGGCGGTCAAGGCATGGAGAGGGGAAAAAGAGAAGGCGAAGCTTAGAAGATGCCAATGCAAGCTCTAATCACTAG